In Cucurbita pepo subsp. pepo cultivar mu-cu-16 chromosome LG04, ASM280686v2, whole genome shotgun sequence, the following are encoded in one genomic region:
- the LOC111792653 gene encoding NAC domain-containing protein 79-like isoform X3 has translation MEKSEEEEDQTVMELPPGFRFHPTDEELITHYLSQKVVSSGFCSPAIAEVDLNKCEPWDLPGKAKMGEKEWYFFCVRDRKYPSGLRTNRATKAGYWKATGKDREIFKGRCLVGFKKTLVFYKGRAPRGQKSNWVMHEYRLHAQSSAFSQKEWVICRVLKKRSGKKGEETGMSSTVLPPLMESEASLVTCFSNSMEDGTELLDKFWSGHFEEEEEDGGGEVWRLKVGSSKGFEEPFGFGANHHPSPPLDDVHCLWNF, from the exons ATGGAaaagagtgaagaagaagaagatcagaCGGTGATGGAACTGCCACCTGGATTCCGATTCCACCCGACGGATGAGGAGCTGATCACACACTATCTTTCCCAGAAAGTGGTTTCCTCTGGTTTCTGTTCTCCAGCAATCGCGGAAGTGGATCTCAACAAGTGCGAGCCGTGGGATTTGCCTG GGAAGGCTAAAATGGGGGAGAAAGAATGGTACTTTTTCTGTGTGAGAGATAGGAAGTACCCTAGTGGTTTAAGGACGAACAGGGCCACAAAGGCAGGGTATTGGAAGGCCACCGGCAAAGACAGAGAGATTTTCAAAGGGAGGTGCCTTGTTGGGTTCAAGAAAACTCTGGTTTTTTACAAAGGCAGAGCCCCTCGTGGACAAAAGTCCAATTGGGTCATGCATGAATATCGATTACACGCCCAATCCTCTGCTTTTTCCCAG AAGGAATGGGTGATATGCAGAGTATTGAAGAAGAGGAGTGGGAAGAAGGGGGAGGAAACAGGAATGTCATCCACGGTGCTTCCGCCATTAATGGAGTCGGAGGCGTCGCTCGTGACCTGCTTCTCCAATTCAATGGAAGATGGAACGGAGTTATTGGATAAGTTTTGGTCGGGGCATtttgaggaggaggaggaagatggAGGAGGAGAGGTTTGGAGGTTGAAGGTAGGCTCTTCTAAAGGGTTTGAAGAACCCTTTGGGTTTGGGGCTAACCACCATCCATCGCCTCCTTTGGATGACGTTCATTGCCTTTGGAATTTCTGA
- the LOC111792653 gene encoding NAC domain-containing protein 79-like isoform X2: MEKSEEEEDQTVMELPPGFRFHPTDEELITHYLSQKVVSSGFCSPAIAEVDLNKCEPWDLPGNSAATEWFLRLCLCEQLNLCTGKAKMGEKEWYFFCVRDRKYPSGLRTNRATKAGYWKATGKDREIFKGRCLVGFKKTLVFYKGRAPRGQKSNWVMHEYRLHAQSSAFSQEWVICRVLKKRSGKKGEETGMSSTVLPPLMESEASLVTCFSNSMEDGTELLDKFWSGHFEEEEEDGGGEVWRLKVGSSKGFEEPFGFGANHHPSPPLDDVHCLWNF, encoded by the exons ATGGAaaagagtgaagaagaagaagatcagaCGGTGATGGAACTGCCACCTGGATTCCGATTCCACCCGACGGATGAGGAGCTGATCACACACTATCTTTCCCAGAAAGTGGTTTCCTCTGGTTTCTGTTCTCCAGCAATCGCGGAAGTGGATCTCAACAAGTGCGAGCCGTGGGATTTGCCTGGTAATTCCGCAGCCACTGAGTGGTTTTTGAGGCTTTGTCTTTGTGAACAGTTGAATTTGTGTACAGGGAAGGCTAAAATGGGGGAGAAAGAATGGTACTTTTTCTGTGTGAGAGATAGGAAGTACCCTAGTGGTTTAAGGACGAACAGGGCCACAAAGGCAGGGTATTGGAAGGCCACCGGCAAAGACAGAGAGATTTTCAAAGGGAGGTGCCTTGTTGGGTTCAAGAAAACTCTGGTTTTTTACAAAGGCAGAGCCCCTCGTGGACAAAAGTCCAATTGGGTCATGCATGAATATCGATTACACGCCCAATCCTCTGCTTTTTCCCAG GAATGGGTGATATGCAGAGTATTGAAGAAGAGGAGTGGGAAGAAGGGGGAGGAAACAGGAATGTCATCCACGGTGCTTCCGCCATTAATGGAGTCGGAGGCGTCGCTCGTGACCTGCTTCTCCAATTCAATGGAAGATGGAACGGAGTTATTGGATAAGTTTTGGTCGGGGCATtttgaggaggaggaggaagatggAGGAGGAGAGGTTTGGAGGTTGAAGGTAGGCTCTTCTAAAGGGTTTGAAGAACCCTTTGGGTTTGGGGCTAACCACCATCCATCGCCTCCTTTGGATGACGTTCATTGCCTTTGGAATTTCTGA
- the LOC111792653 gene encoding NAC domain-containing protein 79-like isoform X1, translated as MEKSEEEEDQTVMELPPGFRFHPTDEELITHYLSQKVVSSGFCSPAIAEVDLNKCEPWDLPGNSAATEWFLRLCLCEQLNLCTGKAKMGEKEWYFFCVRDRKYPSGLRTNRATKAGYWKATGKDREIFKGRCLVGFKKTLVFYKGRAPRGQKSNWVMHEYRLHAQSSAFSQKEWVICRVLKKRSGKKGEETGMSSTVLPPLMESEASLVTCFSNSMEDGTELLDKFWSGHFEEEEEDGGGEVWRLKVGSSKGFEEPFGFGANHHPSPPLDDVHCLWNF; from the exons ATGGAaaagagtgaagaagaagaagatcagaCGGTGATGGAACTGCCACCTGGATTCCGATTCCACCCGACGGATGAGGAGCTGATCACACACTATCTTTCCCAGAAAGTGGTTTCCTCTGGTTTCTGTTCTCCAGCAATCGCGGAAGTGGATCTCAACAAGTGCGAGCCGTGGGATTTGCCTGGTAATTCCGCAGCCACTGAGTGGTTTTTGAGGCTTTGTCTTTGTGAACAGTTGAATTTGTGTACAGGGAAGGCTAAAATGGGGGAGAAAGAATGGTACTTTTTCTGTGTGAGAGATAGGAAGTACCCTAGTGGTTTAAGGACGAACAGGGCCACAAAGGCAGGGTATTGGAAGGCCACCGGCAAAGACAGAGAGATTTTCAAAGGGAGGTGCCTTGTTGGGTTCAAGAAAACTCTGGTTTTTTACAAAGGCAGAGCCCCTCGTGGACAAAAGTCCAATTGGGTCATGCATGAATATCGATTACACGCCCAATCCTCTGCTTTTTCCCAG AAGGAATGGGTGATATGCAGAGTATTGAAGAAGAGGAGTGGGAAGAAGGGGGAGGAAACAGGAATGTCATCCACGGTGCTTCCGCCATTAATGGAGTCGGAGGCGTCGCTCGTGACCTGCTTCTCCAATTCAATGGAAGATGGAACGGAGTTATTGGATAAGTTTTGGTCGGGGCATtttgaggaggaggaggaagatggAGGAGGAGAGGTTTGGAGGTTGAAGGTAGGCTCTTCTAAAGGGTTTGAAGAACCCTTTGGGTTTGGGGCTAACCACCATCCATCGCCTCCTTTGGATGACGTTCATTGCCTTTGGAATTTCTGA